From the genome of Paludisphaera rhizosphaerae, one region includes:
- a CDS encoding BlaI/MecI/CopY family transcriptional regulator, which produces MSDPLPELSEAQMEIMGVVWDRGEATVADVWKVLSSRRRVARSTVVTMLTRLQEKGWLSCDDDGHAFRYRATQPRATTLNTIVSKLVDTAFGGSAENLVMALLHGRGVSKAEAAEIRRMIDRAEGRKS; this is translated from the coding sequence ATGAGCGACCCGCTGCCGGAGTTGTCCGAAGCCCAGATGGAAATCATGGGTGTGGTCTGGGATCGCGGAGAGGCGACCGTCGCCGACGTCTGGAAGGTGCTTTCGAGCCGGCGCAGAGTGGCGAGGAGCACCGTGGTGACGATGCTCACGCGGCTCCAGGAGAAGGGCTGGCTGAGCTGCGACGACGACGGCCACGCCTTCCGATACCGGGCGACCCAACCCCGGGCGACGACGCTCAACACGATCGTCTCCAAGCTCGTCGACACGGCGTTCGGCGGATCGGCCGAGAATCTGGTGATGGCCCTGCTGCACGGCCGGGGCGTGTCGAAGGCGGAGGCGGCCGAGATCCGGCGCATGATCGACCGCGCGGAGGGCCGCAAATCATGA
- a CDS encoding M56 family metallopeptidase → MSALFALPPESPFLRFTAVVLLQTSLAVAVAAAVSLFFRRRADARHAAWLGALAWAALCPIVVVLAAYSGASLGTLRLPLPSRRAAPVAETPLDASASRAIAEAPSELPRPTVLAPSSMPVAAAREAAPLAAPRPTWRPDLPVALAVVWLAGVGFGLIRIARMYRRLGVLARADERTPVRGREDVVEAARAALGASEFPAVLASSAIGEPLVVGLLKPTILLPARLAEDGTPEALRDVLIHEGAHVLRRDLWVGFLQRLVGAFYWPHPLIHLMNRELSRAREEACDDFVLRASRPADYARTLLAIAEAYRPVKPPFGLSLLGVRWSLADRIAGLLDPRRASMNVTSLATRAVIVLTLVIVGAATALVRLDGSAQAEEPKLAAAMPPAGGATIPGVLWSLQGVVVDEQGKPAAGVNVYTRSRRDGLRTRTRDDGAFTIPLEGRADVREFARSVVAESDDLTKSGIAVFDPPIIRMANRPIRIVLKPSRTVTVRVTDQAGAPVPDASTEVLSFWYENSARAGVDGIATIRFPADAEIIWVLALKSKVGFDYFENYKIAPGRVEHFDPLPQTVALTFRGATTVRARAVDSQGRGIPDAWFGPRDGAFPNKVDHCRLDYSEIAGIKTDEQGQGVCDWIPENFGGMFRFETPHHSGRAEFAFSAQRPAPADRTFKLLRDTELGGTVRFADGRPAPGLAVRLEAGPSPNAGKGVVSVRTDDQGRYRASVGPETTYMIEVDDPDWTSRSLHEVLLREDEPRGDLDLTLVKGTILEGRVVAGDEPRPVPNSGVTLIQEGDLLPQEFRRLSASRGTLRKGAVTGADGVYRFRVTPGSYQVKVMMNDAPLQVVVKDESEERRILPDMAQTPATEMSGIVVEVTPEGERPVPSARLWPVIRGRSGGFNPIRCDENGRFRGSWWLGPDKGIVFYASATPSLAGFVSPSRGAKEVKVVVAKAAIASGRVVDHNGKPVAGRGVGVTIDSGPDFAAAGHVGYGVTTDAEGRYRFGPVPVGAEGEARLTLSDVKSTHRLSTVIRFDAPTADDITLPDLVVPSQAAAE, encoded by the coding sequence ATGAGCGCCCTCTTCGCCCTCCCCCCCGAGAGTCCTTTCCTCCGGTTTACGGCGGTCGTCCTCTTGCAGACGTCGCTCGCCGTCGCCGTCGCGGCGGCGGTGAGCCTGTTTTTCCGAAGGCGTGCCGACGCTCGCCACGCGGCCTGGCTGGGCGCGCTCGCCTGGGCGGCCCTGTGCCCAATCGTCGTCGTGTTGGCAGCTTACTCCGGCGCTTCGCTCGGGACCCTCCGACTGCCGCTGCCGTCGAGACGCGCGGCACCAGTCGCCGAGACGCCGCTCGACGCTTCGGCTTCGCGGGCCATCGCCGAAGCCCCATCCGAACTTCCGAGGCCGACGGTCCTCGCTCCTTCCTCCATGCCAGTCGCGGCGGCTCGCGAGGCCGCGCCGCTGGCCGCCCCTCGACCAACCTGGCGGCCGGATCTGCCCGTGGCGCTGGCCGTCGTCTGGTTAGCCGGCGTGGGGTTCGGGCTCATCAGGATCGCTCGGATGTATCGAAGACTTGGGGTGCTCGCGCGGGCCGATGAGCGGACGCCCGTCCGAGGCCGTGAGGACGTCGTCGAGGCCGCCCGCGCCGCGCTCGGGGCTTCGGAGTTCCCCGCCGTGCTCGCGTCTTCGGCGATCGGCGAGCCGCTGGTCGTGGGCCTATTGAAACCGACGATTCTCTTGCCCGCGCGGCTGGCGGAGGATGGGACGCCCGAGGCGTTGCGAGACGTCCTGATCCACGAGGGAGCGCACGTTCTGCGCCGGGACCTTTGGGTCGGGTTCCTCCAGCGGCTCGTCGGGGCGTTCTACTGGCCCCACCCGCTCATCCACCTGATGAACCGCGAGCTTTCGCGGGCTCGGGAGGAGGCGTGCGACGACTTCGTGCTGAGGGCGAGCAGGCCGGCCGACTACGCCCGCACGCTGCTGGCGATCGCCGAGGCCTACCGACCCGTCAAGCCGCCCTTCGGCCTCAGCCTGCTCGGCGTGCGGTGGTCGCTCGCCGATCGCATCGCCGGTTTGCTCGATCCCAGGAGGGCCTCCATGAACGTGACGAGCCTTGCGACCAGGGCCGTGATCGTCTTGACGCTCGTGATCGTCGGGGCGGCGACCGCCCTGGTCCGCCTCGACGGCTCTGCGCAAGCCGAGGAGCCCAAACTTGCCGCGGCGATGCCGCCAGCCGGCGGCGCGACAATCCCGGGCGTCCTCTGGAGCCTGCAAGGCGTCGTCGTCGACGAGCAAGGAAAGCCGGCGGCGGGCGTCAACGTTTATACCCGATCGCGCCGCGACGGCCTGCGAACGCGGACGCGCGACGACGGCGCCTTCACGATCCCCCTGGAAGGCAGAGCGGACGTCCGCGAGTTCGCGCGATCGGTCGTCGCCGAGTCCGACGACCTCACGAAGTCCGGGATCGCCGTGTTCGATCCGCCGATCATCCGCATGGCCAACCGGCCGATCCGCATCGTCCTCAAGCCCTCACGGACGGTCACGGTCCGTGTGACGGATCAGGCGGGAGCCCCGGTTCCGGACGCCTCGACCGAGGTCTTGAGCTTCTGGTACGAGAACAGCGCGCGTGCCGGCGTCGACGGGATCGCGACCATCCGGTTCCCGGCCGACGCCGAGATTATCTGGGTCCTCGCCCTGAAGTCGAAGGTCGGCTTCGACTACTTCGAGAACTACAAGATCGCTCCGGGACGCGTCGAGCATTTCGATCCATTGCCGCAGACCGTCGCACTCACGTTTCGCGGGGCGACCACCGTCCGAGCCCGCGCGGTGGACTCCCAAGGCCGCGGGATTCCCGACGCCTGGTTCGGTCCTCGGGACGGCGCGTTCCCCAACAAGGTCGACCACTGCCGTCTCGACTATAGCGAGATCGCCGGCATCAAGACCGATGAACAGGGCCAAGGCGTCTGCGATTGGATCCCGGAGAACTTCGGGGGCATGTTCAGATTCGAGACGCCCCACCACTCGGGCCGCGCTGAATTCGCTTTCTCTGCCCAGAGACCCGCGCCGGCCGACAGGACCTTCAAGCTGCTGCGCGACACCGAGTTGGGCGGAACCGTCCGGTTCGCCGACGGCCGGCCGGCGCCAGGACTGGCGGTCCGCCTGGAGGCCGGCCCGTCGCCGAACGCCGGAAAGGGCGTCGTGTCGGTCCGGACCGACGACCAGGGACGATATCGCGCCAGCGTCGGCCCGGAGACGACCTACATGATCGAGGTCGACGACCCCGACTGGACGTCGCGGTCGCTCCACGAGGTTCTCCTCCGCGAAGACGAGCCGCGCGGCGACCTGGATCTGACGCTGGTCAAGGGGACGATCCTGGAAGGGCGGGTCGTCGCGGGCGACGAGCCACGTCCCGTACCGAACTCGGGCGTAACGCTCATCCAGGAAGGCGATCTGCTCCCTCAAGAATTTCGGCGTCTCAGCGCTTCGCGGGGGACGCTTCGAAAGGGGGCGGTCACCGGAGCCGACGGCGTCTATCGATTCCGGGTGACGCCGGGGTCTTATCAGGTCAAGGTCATGATGAACGACGCGCCCCTCCAGGTGGTCGTGAAGGATGAATCCGAGGAGCGTCGAATCCTGCCCGACATGGCGCAGACGCCGGCGACGGAGATGTCCGGGATCGTGGTCGAGGTCACTCCGGAGGGCGAACGTCCCGTCCCCTCCGCGCGGCTATGGCCGGTGATCCGCGGCCGATCGGGAGGTTTCAACCCGATCCGATGCGATGAGAACGGCCGCTTCCGCGGGTCTTGGTGGCTGGGCCCGGACAAGGGGATCGTTTTCTATGCCTCCGCAACGCCGTCTCTGGCCGGCTTCGTCTCGCCTTCCAGGGGAGCGAAGGAGGTGAAGGTCGTGGTTGCGAAGGCTGCCATCGCCTCCGGTCGCGTCGTGGATCACAACGGCAAGCCCGTGGCGGGGAGAGGGGTCGGCGTGACCATCGACAGCGGTCCTGATTTCGCCGCGGCCGGCCACGTCGGCTATGGAGTCACCACCGACGCCGAAGGCCGATACCGCTTCGGGCCCGTCCCCGTCGGCGCCGAGGGCGAGGCCCGCCTGACACTGTCTGACGTGAAGTCGACGCACCGCCTGTCGACGGTCATCCGTTTCGACGCGCCGACGGCCGACGATATCACGCTCCCCGATCTCGTCGTCCCTTCGCAAGCCGCCGCGGAATAG
- a CDS encoding sensor histidine kinase has product MSLAGRLLLYFLGALAVVLLGFSITMYALGWSYLHTRLDGRLTKTLAALEAAVHVETDALEWKPTERRISIGLDPGPDEMRWAIQDNRGRLVDHSANWESGPKPPLADPTTDISTSHARATMVDAEGWRVAHIRLTLTEMVRPRKAKNEPLDADEYDELILTAGMSTEPVDASITRLGMSLAAASATTWLLCAALGRRLCRRALAPIAELAASARSKAEADDQDGLPVPETGDELEELGQAFNALLDRRREALERQRRFTGDASHQLRTPIAGMLSLIDVVRRRPRPPEEYEQTLDQVRREAQRLNRIVESLLFLARAESEAEPLAEEPIDLAAWVPELLKNWDGRPRAGDIHFICESTPDRIRAHPPLLAQAVDNLVDNALKYSEPGSPVTVRLRRESGSAALSVQDRGVGLTEAEQASVFEPFYQSPRARLLGRGGVGLGLSVVRRVVRASRGTIQVDSVPGVGSCFTIRLPEAAGPAPSLSRDFAEPAPSIAAAP; this is encoded by the coding sequence GTGAGCCTGGCCGGCCGGCTGCTGCTGTACTTCCTGGGAGCCCTGGCGGTGGTCCTGCTGGGGTTCTCGATCACCATGTACGCGCTGGGCTGGTCTTACCTCCACACCCGCCTGGACGGCCGACTCACCAAGACCCTCGCGGCGCTCGAAGCGGCCGTCCACGTCGAAACGGACGCGCTCGAATGGAAGCCGACGGAGCGCCGGATCTCCATCGGACTCGACCCCGGTCCCGATGAGATGCGCTGGGCGATCCAGGACAACCGCGGCCGACTCGTCGACCACTCGGCGAACTGGGAGTCCGGGCCGAAACCTCCGCTGGCCGATCCGACGACGGACATCAGCACGTCGCACGCTCGGGCCACGATGGTCGACGCCGAGGGCTGGCGCGTCGCCCACATCCGGCTGACGCTCACGGAGATGGTTCGCCCTCGCAAGGCCAAGAACGAACCGCTGGACGCCGACGAGTACGACGAGTTGATCCTCACCGCCGGGATGTCGACCGAGCCCGTGGACGCCAGCATCACCCGGCTGGGGATGTCGCTGGCGGCGGCCTCGGCGACGACCTGGCTCCTCTGCGCCGCGTTAGGGAGGCGGCTCTGCCGTCGGGCCCTGGCACCGATCGCCGAGTTGGCGGCGTCTGCGCGGTCGAAGGCCGAGGCCGACGATCAGGACGGACTCCCCGTCCCCGAAACGGGCGACGAGCTGGAGGAGTTGGGCCAGGCCTTCAACGCTCTGCTGGACCGACGCCGCGAGGCCCTGGAGCGTCAGCGACGATTCACCGGCGACGCCTCGCACCAGCTTCGGACGCCGATCGCCGGGATGCTCAGCCTGATCGACGTCGTCCGCCGCCGACCCCGACCGCCGGAGGAGTACGAGCAGACCTTGGACCAGGTCCGTCGCGAGGCCCAGCGGCTCAACCGGATCGTCGAGTCGCTGCTGTTCCTCGCCCGCGCCGAGTCCGAGGCCGAGCCGCTGGCCGAGGAGCCGATCGACCTGGCCGCCTGGGTCCCCGAACTGCTCAAGAACTGGGACGGCCGCCCCCGCGCCGGCGACATCCATTTCATCTGTGAGTCGACCCCCGACCGAATTCGCGCCCACCCGCCGCTGCTGGCGCAGGCCGTCGACAACCTCGTCGACAACGCCCTGAAGTACAGCGAGCCGGGCTCGCCGGTGACCGTCCGTCTCCGCCGCGAGTCCGGTTCCGCCGCCCTCTCGGTGCAAGACCGGGGCGTCGGGCTGACCGAGGCGGAGCAGGCGTCGGTCTTCGAGCCCTTTTACCAGTCCCCGCGCGCCCGTCTGCTGGGCCGAGGCGGCGTCGGCCTGGGTCTCTCCGTCGTCCGCCGCGTCGTCCGAGCCTCCCGAGGCACGATCCAGGTCGACAGCGTCCCCGGCGTCGGCTCGTGTTTTACGATCCGCCTCCCCGAAGCCGCCGGCCCAGCGCCGTCGCTGTCGCGCGACTTCGCAGAGCCCGCCCCCTCGATCGCCGCGGCACCATAA
- a CDS encoding response regulator transcription factor: MGIRILVAEDDELIAASVTRGLREEGFTVEREADGEAAWRALQPGGWDVVVLDWWLPSQDGLSILKRLRERDHETPVLFLTARDSVSDRVKGLNGGADDYLCKPFVFDELLARVHALVRRREGRGGGTRLGYADVEVDLATQRVTRGGKPIDLTAKEYALLVYFVRNPDQVLSRTRIYEHVWDERYDGLSNTLEVHVFELRRKLEAHGERLIHTLRGRGYSFGRPPGAAGGDGS, from the coding sequence ATGGGTATTCGCATCCTGGTAGCTGAGGACGACGAGCTGATCGCCGCTTCGGTGACGAGGGGCCTCCGCGAAGAGGGCTTCACCGTCGAACGCGAGGCCGACGGCGAGGCCGCGTGGCGCGCGCTTCAGCCCGGCGGCTGGGACGTCGTCGTGCTCGATTGGTGGCTCCCCTCGCAGGACGGGCTCTCGATCCTCAAGCGCCTGCGCGAGCGCGACCACGAAACGCCCGTGCTCTTCCTGACCGCCCGCGACTCGGTCTCCGATCGGGTCAAAGGACTGAACGGCGGGGCCGACGACTACCTGTGCAAGCCGTTCGTCTTCGACGAACTGCTGGCGAGAGTCCACGCCCTGGTCCGGCGTCGCGAAGGCCGGGGCGGCGGCACGCGGTTGGGCTACGCCGACGTCGAGGTGGATCTGGCCACTCAGCGCGTAACGCGGGGCGGCAAGCCGATCGACCTGACGGCCAAGGAATACGCGCTTCTCGTCTACTTCGTCCGCAACCCCGATCAGGTCCTGTCGCGGACGAGGATCTACGAGCACGTCTGGGACGAGCGCTACGACGGACTCTCGAACACGCTGGAGGTCCACGTCTTCGAGCTTCGCCGCAAGCTGGAGGCGCACGGGGAGCGGCTGATCCACACCCTGCGAGGCCGAGGCTACTCCTTCGGCAGGCCGCCAGGCGCGGCGGGAGGCGACGGATCGTGA
- a CDS encoding pyridoxal phosphate-dependent aminotransferase has translation MREGLSVDQGRDFLRRGFSRRDFGRLAALLATGAGGVASFEAAQAQGLSARVDIPKDAVRINANENPMGPCPEAVEAIREIVVRGGRYLYDETFAFARATAEMEGLPRDCVAAFAGSSDPLHRSVFAFCGPARGLVVADPGYEAPERAARVLGARTTKVPLRADGSHDVRAMAAADPQAGLIYLCNPNNPTGSITRPEDVELLVASKPKDAIVLVDEAYIHFSKNAATAVPMILQEKDVVILRTFSKLFGMAGLRAGAAMGRFDLIERLRDYGAGALPVTGMVGAIASLKVADRLVPERRAIVTDLREDLVSWLSSRGCSAFPSEANMLMIDVGRPGREFAAALLRNKVAVGRTWASHPNHIRITIGTAEEMAKFREAFDRVRQA, from the coding sequence ATGCGCGAAGGCTTGAGCGTCGATCAGGGTCGCGACTTCCTGCGTCGGGGATTCAGCCGACGCGACTTCGGAAGGCTCGCCGCATTGCTCGCGACCGGCGCTGGGGGCGTCGCCTCGTTCGAGGCCGCCCAGGCTCAGGGGCTTTCCGCCCGCGTCGACATCCCCAAGGACGCGGTCCGGATCAACGCCAACGAGAACCCAATGGGCCCCTGCCCCGAGGCCGTCGAAGCGATCCGCGAGATCGTCGTCCGCGGCGGGCGATACCTTTACGACGAGACCTTCGCCTTCGCCCGGGCGACGGCCGAGATGGAGGGCCTGCCGCGCGACTGCGTGGCCGCCTTCGCCGGGTCGAGCGATCCCCTGCACCGGTCCGTCTTCGCCTTCTGCGGCCCGGCCCGCGGCCTGGTCGTCGCCGATCCGGGATACGAGGCCCCCGAACGCGCCGCGAGGGTTCTCGGCGCTCGGACGACGAAGGTCCCGCTCCGGGCCGACGGCTCGCACGACGTCCGCGCCATGGCCGCCGCCGATCCCCAGGCCGGCCTCATCTACCTCTGCAACCCCAACAACCCCACCGGCTCGATCACGCGTCCGGAGGACGTGGAACTCCTCGTCGCCTCCAAGCCGAAGGACGCGATCGTGCTGGTCGACGAGGCTTACATCCACTTCTCGAAGAACGCCGCGACGGCCGTCCCGATGATCCTCCAGGAAAAGGACGTCGTCATCCTGAGGACGTTCTCCAAGCTGTTCGGCATGGCGGGCCTCCGCGCCGGGGCGGCGATGGGACGTTTCGACCTGATCGAGCGGCTGCGCGACTACGGGGCCGGGGCCTTGCCGGTCACCGGCATGGTCGGAGCCATCGCGAGCCTGAAGGTCGCCGACCGGCTCGTCCCCGAGCGTCGCGCCATTGTGACAGACCTCCGCGAGGACCTCGTCTCGTGGCTCTCCTCGCGGGGATGCTCGGCGTTCCCGTCCGAGGCCAACATGCTGATGATCGACGTCGGTCGGCCTGGCCGGGAATTCGCCGCTGCGCTGTTGAGGAACAAGGTGGCCGTCGGCCGGACCTGGGCATCGCACCCCAACCACATCCGCATCACCATCGGTACGGCCGAGGAGATGGCCAAGTTCCGAGAGGCCTTCGACCGCGTCCGCCAGGCCTGA
- a CDS encoding ArsR/SmtB family transcription factor: protein MARSPTTSDAFNAVAEPRRRQILERLIPGEMPVNDLVVALGMGQPQVSKHLRVLKEVGLVTVRGAGRQRIYKLNAQRLKAIHDWVRTFEPFWDDQLDRIKERAERLAAERSAESNRSDKED, encoded by the coding sequence ATGGCCCGATCGCCCACCACTTCCGACGCGTTCAACGCCGTGGCCGAGCCGCGACGGCGGCAGATCCTGGAACGGCTGATCCCCGGCGAGATGCCCGTGAACGACCTGGTCGTCGCGCTGGGGATGGGCCAGCCGCAGGTGTCGAAGCACCTGCGGGTTTTGAAGGAGGTGGGCCTGGTCACCGTCCGGGGCGCAGGGCGGCAGAGGATCTACAAGTTGAACGCGCAGCGGCTGAAGGCCATCCACGACTGGGTCCGGACGTTCGAGCCTTTCTGGGACGACCAGCTCGACCGGATCAAGGAACGCGCCGAACGCCTCGCGGCGGAGCGATCCGCCGAGTCGAACCGATCGGATAAGGAGGACTGA
- a CDS encoding SRPBCC family protein, translating into MSMSEVESEIQTLTITREIAIAAPIEIAFEAILEEIGPGGKMPDGKPFPMVVEPFPGGRWFRDLGDGAGHLWGHVQVIKPPTLLELCGPMFMSFPAVNHVQYRLIADGEGSVLHFAHRAMGPLPERIREGVNHGWNDRLRRIGELAERLVRERS; encoded by the coding sequence ATGTCGATGAGCGAAGTCGAATCCGAGATCCAGACCCTCACCATCACCCGCGAAATCGCGATCGCCGCGCCGATCGAGATCGCCTTTGAAGCGATCCTGGAGGAGATCGGCCCGGGGGGGAAGATGCCCGACGGCAAGCCGTTCCCGATGGTCGTTGAGCCCTTCCCGGGCGGGCGGTGGTTCCGCGACCTCGGCGACGGGGCGGGGCACCTCTGGGGGCACGTACAGGTCATCAAGCCGCCGACCTTGCTGGAGCTTTGCGGCCCGATGTTCATGTCGTTCCCGGCCGTCAACCACGTTCAGTACCGACTGATCGCCGATGGTGAAGGATCCGTTCTTCACTTCGCCCACCGCGCGATGGGGCCGCTCCCCGAGCGGATCCGCGAGGGCGTCAACCACGGCTGGAACGACCGTCTCAGGAGGATCGGCGAACTCGCCGAACGTCTCGTCCGCGAGCGGTCGTGA
- a CDS encoding DUF899 domain-containing protein yields the protein MPDHAVVSRSEWLKARKDLLEKEKKLTRMRDELSRERQALPWVKVETPYVFDGPDGRETLADLFAGRSQLVVHHFMFSPEWEEGCIGCSFHADHDEGALVHLANHDVSFVRVSRAPLAKIQAFNRRMGWTPKWVSSFGGDFNRDFQVSFTKDELAGGEVVYNYQPTKGALEELPGVSVFFKDEAGDVFHTYSCFGRGDEGAVTTYFYLDITPKGRNETGPHGNLMDWVRHHDRYGFQGFVDGTSLYRIGRVTYEAAK from the coding sequence ATGCCGGATCACGCCGTCGTCTCGCGGTCGGAGTGGCTGAAGGCCCGCAAGGATCTGCTGGAGAAGGAGAAGAAGCTGACCCGGATGCGCGACGAACTCAGTCGCGAACGTCAGGCCCTCCCCTGGGTGAAGGTTGAGACGCCCTACGTCTTCGACGGGCCCGACGGCCGGGAGACGCTCGCCGATCTCTTCGCGGGGAGGAGCCAGCTTGTCGTCCACCACTTCATGTTCAGCCCCGAATGGGAAGAGGGGTGCATCGGCTGTTCGTTCCACGCCGACCACGACGAGGGCGCCCTTGTTCATCTCGCCAACCACGACGTGAGCTTCGTCCGCGTCTCGCGAGCGCCTTTGGCGAAGATCCAGGCGTTCAACCGCCGGATGGGCTGGACGCCGAAATGGGTCTCGTCGTTCGGCGGCGACTTCAACCGCGACTTTCAGGTCTCGTTCACGAAGGATGAGCTGGCCGGCGGCGAGGTCGTCTACAACTACCAGCCCACGAAGGGGGCCCTTGAGGAGCTGCCCGGCGTCAGCGTCTTCTTCAAGGACGAGGCCGGCGACGTCTTCCACACCTACTCGTGCTTCGGCCGAGGCGACGAGGGGGCCGTCACCACCTACTTCTACCTGGACATCACTCCCAAGGGGCGGAACGAGACCGGCCCCCACGGAAACCTGATGGACTGGGTGCGGCACCACGACCGCTACGGTTTCCAGGGTTTCGTGGACGGGACGAGCCTCTATCGCATCGGCAGGGTCACCTACGAGGCTGCGAAGTGA
- a CDS encoding UTP--glucose-1-phosphate uridylyltransferase — protein sequence MGLKQELTEKLERHGQGHLLQFWDDLDDERRKFLATEIASIDFGQLDRLIVEHVRGDDAAAAGEIQPVQVDPIEVVRMPQTDAERAARRRATEAGEEALSAGEVGIVIVAGGSGTRLGYNGPKGTFPIGPVSSASLFQIHAEKVVALGRRHGKQPPLYVMTSPENHATTVKFFEDHDRFGLDHVRFFLQGQMPAVDRETGKILLAAPDRLAMSPDGHGGTLKALAAPGEEGCLPSCLDEMGGRGVRTLFYFQVDNPMVEIADPTFIGLHRQADAEMSFKVIEKLTPEEKVGVVVTVDGKPQVIEYSDLPKALAEKRSEEGQLAYWAGSIAIHVLECSFIERLIGVHRLPYHRAIKKVSYLDPAGQVVKPAEPNAVKFEQFIFDALPESSRYVIVETDRAVEFEPLKNAVGPDSPATVHQRMSDLFGGWLEQAGAVVPRRPDGTVPFAIEISPLFALDAHELKSKIDPGLVVERPIYLR from the coding sequence ATGGGTCTCAAGCAGGAACTGACGGAGAAGCTGGAGCGGCACGGACAGGGGCACCTCTTGCAGTTCTGGGACGACCTGGACGACGAGCGGCGCAAGTTCCTGGCGACCGAGATCGCCTCGATCGACTTCGGCCAGCTCGATCGGCTGATCGTCGAGCACGTCCGGGGCGACGACGCCGCCGCCGCAGGCGAGATCCAGCCCGTGCAAGTCGATCCGATCGAGGTCGTCCGCATGCCGCAGACCGACGCCGAGCGCGCGGCGCGTCGGCGGGCGACCGAGGCCGGCGAAGAGGCGCTGTCGGCCGGCGAGGTCGGGATCGTGATCGTGGCCGGCGGGTCGGGGACTCGCCTGGGATACAACGGCCCCAAGGGGACGTTCCCCATCGGCCCGGTCTCCTCCGCCAGCCTCTTCCAGATCCACGCCGAAAAGGTCGTGGCGCTGGGCCGACGCCATGGCAAGCAGCCGCCGCTGTACGTCATGACCAGCCCGGAGAACCACGCGACGACCGTGAAGTTCTTCGAGGATCACGACCGCTTCGGCCTGGATCACGTCCGGTTCTTCCTTCAGGGCCAGATGCCCGCCGTGGACCGGGAGACGGGCAAGATCCTCCTGGCCGCCCCCGATCGCCTCGCCATGAGCCCGGACGGCCACGGCGGCACGCTCAAGGCGCTGGCCGCCCCCGGCGAGGAAGGCTGCCTCCCAAGTTGCCTGGACGAGATGGGGGGTCGCGGCGTCCGCACCCTGTTCTACTTCCAGGTCGACAACCCGATGGTCGAGATCGCCGATCCGACCTTCATCGGCCTGCACCGCCAGGCCGACGCCGAGATGTCCTTCAAGGTGATCGAGAAGCTCACCCCCGAAGAGAAGGTCGGCGTGGTCGTCACGGTCGACGGCAAGCCTCAGGTCATTGAATACTCCGACCTCCCCAAGGCCCTGGCCGAAAAGCGGAGCGAGGAGGGGCAACTCGCCTACTGGGCGGGGAGCATTGCGATCCACGTGCTGGAGTGCTCGTTCATCGAGCGTCTGATCGGCGTCCACCGACTCCCCTACCACCGGGCGATCAAGAAGGTGTCGTACCTCGATCCGGCCGGCCAGGTCGTCAAGCCGGCTGAGCCCAACGCGGTGAAGTTCGAGCAGTTCATCTTCGACGCCCTCCCCGAATCGTCCCGCTACGTGATTGTGGAGACGGACCGGGCCGTCGAGTTTGAGCCGCTGAAGAACGCCGTCGGCCCGGACTCGCCGGCGACCGTCCACCAGCGGATGAGCGACCTCTTCGGCGGCTGGCTCGAACAGGCCGGCGCCGTCGTCCCCCGCCGGCCCGACGGCACGGTCCCGTTCGCCATCGAGATCAGCCCCCTCTTCGCCCTCGACGCCCACGAGCTGAAATCCAAGATCGACCCCGGCCTCGTCGTCGAGCGTCCGATCTACCTCCGCTGA